The window CGCCGAGAACTTCACGGCCGCGCTCTCCACCCCCTACCTGGACGGCTGCGGCTGCGCCACCGCCAACTCCGGCCTCAGCTTCGTCGACCCCGCCGCCCTGTGCGGCTACGTCACCGCCCTGGACGCGCTCGACTTCCAGGTGCACTTCCACGCCCTCGGCGACCGCGCGGTCCGCGAGGCGCTCGACGCCATCGAGGTCGCCCGCGCCGCCAACGGCCGGCGCGGCACCCGGCACCACCTCGCCCACCTCCAGGTGGTCCACCCGAGCGACCTCCCGCGCTTCGCCGCTCTCGGCGCGATCGCGAACATCCAGCCGCTCTGGGCCGCCCACGAGCCCCAGATGGACGAGCTCACCATCCCGTTCCTCGGCCCCGAACGGGCCGCCTGGCAGTACCCGTTCGGCGGACTGCTGCGGGCCGGTGCCACCCTCGCCGCCGGCAGCGACTGGCCGGTCAGCAGCCCGGACCCGATCGCCGGCATCCACGTCGCCGTCAACCGGATGGAACCCGACGCGACCGACGGCCGGGTCTTCCTCCCCGAGCAGCGGCTGGACCTCGCCACCGCCCTCGCCGCCTACACGGCCGGATCCGCCCATGTGAACGGCCACGACGACGCGGGCAGCCTGCGGACCGGCCACCTCGCGGACCTGGTGGTGCTCGACCGCGACTTCTTCGCCGCCCCGCCCGAGGAGATCGCCGCCACCCGGGTGGAGCGGACGTACGTGGGCGGCCAGTTGGTCTACGCGAAGGGCTGATGAGACGCGCGAATCGGTGTTGCACAGAAAGTCGGCCGGTCCGACTTCCTGCGCAGCACCGGTTTCAGGGGCGGGCAGCGGTCGGGGCGCTCGGGGCCGGGCGCGGCGGCTGGGCCGGTTGATGGTGCCGCGCGGTGAGGGGGAGCGCCCAGACGAGGAGGGCGAGCAGCAGGGCGAGGGGGAGCACGGTCAGGACCGTGGCCTGGGTGGTGCCGGGGCGTTCAGGCGGCACGGCGGAGGTCGAGTTCGGCCCAGACGGTCTTGGCGTTGGGGTGGCGGGGGATGCTGCCCCACCGGTCGGCGAGCGCGCCGACGAGGGTGAGCCCGCGCCCGGACTGCGCGTGGGCGGCGCAGGCGGCGGGGACGGTGGGGTGACGGTCCCCCCGGCAGTCGGACACCTCGATGCGGAGGGTGGCGCCGCCCGGGGGCTTGTCGACGAGGCGGAGCGCGAGCTCGAACCCGCGGCCCGGCACACGTCCGTGGGTGCTGGCGTTGGCCGCCAGCTCGGCGATCACCAGCAGCGCGGAGTGGAAGGTCTCGGTGGCGATGGAGTTGAGCCCCCAGGCCGTGAGTTGTTGTCTCGCGATCCGCCGCCCGATCGAGGCTCCCTTGGGGGAGGCGGTGAGCTGCGCGGTGTGGGCGCGGGGGGTCGCTGTGTCGAGGGGAATTTCGGACTTCATGTGACAAAGCCTGGTCCCTCGGAAGTACCCTGACCATGGATCGGGCGAGTACGGAGAGTGCTTGTCCGGGTGCGGAGTGTCGGCTTGTCGGTTGGCTGAGGATTAACCGATCGAAACGACGGGGTGGTTGCTGTGGGCGGCGATGAGCGCGTGGTGTTCGAGGACGGCGAACTGCCGGAGGGTTCCGAGGGGGTCGCGGAGTTCTTCAGCGCGGTGGGGAAGTTGGTGAAGCTGTTCCGTGAGCGGGCTGGCCTTACCCAGCGCGAGATGGCCGAAAGGATCGGCTACGGCGAGGACATGGTGGGCGCGGTTGAACGGGGGCGGCGGACTCCCAGGGTCGAGTACCTGACTGCCGCTGACGAACTCCTCGGTGCTGGAGGAGCGCTGAAGGCGGTCGCGGCAGACGTCATGAAGGCCAAGATCAGGGTGAGCACGCGGCACCCTGCGTGGTCCAAGGCCTTCACCACGGAGGAAGCGCAAGCCGTGGAAATCCATGACTACAGCACGCTCGATATCCCGGGCCTGCTGCAGACGGAGATGCACGCCCGGGCGCTCTACGAGATGCGGAAGCCGGTGCTTCCCGACGAGATGGTCGAGAAGTGGGTGGCAGCACGGATGGCGCGACAGGAGATCCTTACCCGCGCGCCGCTGCCGATGATGAGTTGGGTGATCGACGAGAGCGTGCTTCGTCGTCCCATGGGCGGGAGGGACGTGCATGAGGAGCAGCTTCGGCACCTGCTCAAGGTCGGCCAGATGCGCGGGCTTGAGCTTCAAGTGATGCCGCTGGAGCGAACCGAGCATGCCGGTATGGGTGGCTCGTTCATTCTGTTGACACCGAAGGGGAGGGCTCAGATTGCCTTCGTGGAGGTGCAGCACGTCAATAGGCTGATCACGGATCCGGAGGAAGTCCGTATCATGGCCGCACGGTACAGCAGCATCAGGGCTCAGGCGCTCAACATGGGGGAGTCCCTGGCTTTGATCGAGAAGATGCTGGGAGAACGGTGAGCATGGCCAAGCTGACGTGGTTCAAGAGCACCTACAGCGGAAATGAAGGCACCGCCTGCGTCGAGGTTGCTGAGACGCCCGAGGTCATCCATGTCCGTGACTCGAAGGACAAGAGCGGCCCGCAGCTGGAGTTCGACCCGGCTGCATGGCAGGCGTTCGTGGTGTTTGCCGCGGCTGCCGAGATCTGATCCCCTCTTGGACGGCCCGCCACTGGTGAGTGGCGGGCCGTTCTGTTGCCTTGAGTCCACCCATCAGTTTCTATCTCCCGTCACAACCCTTCAGGAATGCGCCAATCGGCGGACGGCCGTCTTCTGTACGGGTGGCCTCCCCCTCTTGTACGGGTGCCGCTGGTAGCAACGGAGCCGACAGCCAGGGGGGAACGCAGAGACGAGGTAGCGCAGCCATGTCCCACCACCTCAGCGGTCCCGACCTGCGGTCGCCCCGGGGCGACGCCCGGCTGGACCTCACCGACGTGTTCGCGTTCCCGGCGGCCGACGCCTCGGGGCGGACGGTGCTCATCATGAACGTGAACCCGTACGCGCCGACCCGGGCCAACGCCTTCCACCCGGACGCGGTCTACCGGATCAACATCGACAACGACGGGGACGACCAGGCCGACGTCGCCTACTCCTTCACCTTCTCCGACCCCGAGGCCGGCGCCCAGACCGTCACCGTCCACCGGGCCACCGGTGACGCCGCGCGCCGGCACGAGGCCAACGGCGACGTCCTCTTCGCCGGCGTCCCGGTCGCCTTCGGCGACGCCCCCGACGTGGTCGAGGCCAACGGCTACAAGCTCTCCGTCGGCCTGCGCAGCGACCCCTTCTTCGCCGACCTCGAAGGGATCGTCAACAACTTCACCTGGACCGGCAAGGACGCCATGGCCGAGGCGAACGTCTTCGGCATCGCCCTCGAAGCGCCGGACGCCGAGCTGGGGCCGGAGGCGACGATCGGCGTCTGGGCGCGGGTCAGCCTCCACGAGGACGGCCGGCTGGTCTCCGTCGACCGGGGCGCGCACCCCTCCCTGACCGCCTACTTCAACGCCGAGGACGTGAAGGACGCGTACAACGCGGGCGAACCGGCCGACGACTGGGCGAAGTACCGCGAGCCCTGGACGGCCGTCCTCCAGCACACCGGTGACTACACCACGGACGCGGCCACCGAGACGCTGAAGCTCGTCCTCCCCGACATCCTGCGCTACGACCGCTCGCGCCCGGCGATCTACCCCAACGGGCGGACCCTGGTCGACGACGTGACCTCGGCCCGGCTGTCCATGGTCTCCGGCGGCAAGATCACCGGCGACCACATCCCCCCGCACGTCGACCTGCTCCCCGTCTTCCCCCACCTGGGCCACCCGCACCCGGCCGTCTGACGCCCGGGCCGCCCGCCCGTCCCACCGCTCGCCCGCACGCGTGTCCGACGGTCTGCCGGGCAGACGCCCCGGCAGACCGGGCGCGCACGGCGCCCGCTGCCGAGAGGGGGCCGTCGTGGCCGCAGGAGCGCACGGAAGACCGGCCGGCCGGGGAGTGGCCGCCGACGACACGGCGGACCGCGCGCTGCGCTGGGCCGGACGCGCCGGGTTCACGGCCCGGGGCGTCGTCTACGTCCTGGTCGGCTACCTCGCCCTGCGGATCGCCTTCGGCAAGGGCTCGGACGAGGCC of the Kitasatospora sp. NBC_01246 genome contains:
- a CDS encoding ATP-binding protein — translated: MKSEIPLDTATPRAHTAQLTASPKGASIGRRIARQQLTAWGLNSIATETFHSALLVIAELAANASTHGRVPGRGFELALRLVDKPPGGATLRIEVSDCRGDRHPTVPAACAAHAQSGRGLTLVGALADRWGSIPRHPNAKTVWAELDLRRAA
- a CDS encoding helix-turn-helix domain-containing protein yields the protein MGGDERVVFEDGELPEGSEGVAEFFSAVGKLVKLFRERAGLTQREMAERIGYGEDMVGAVERGRRTPRVEYLTAADELLGAGGALKAVAADVMKAKIRVSTRHPAWSKAFTTEEAQAVEIHDYSTLDIPGLLQTEMHARALYEMRKPVLPDEMVEKWVAARMARQEILTRAPLPMMSWVIDESVLRRPMGGRDVHEEQLRHLLKVGQMRGLELQVMPLERTEHAGMGGSFILLTPKGRAQIAFVEVQHVNRLITDPEEVRIMAARYSSIRAQALNMGESLALIEKMLGER
- a CDS encoding DUF397 domain-containing protein encodes the protein MAKLTWFKSTYSGNEGTACVEVAETPEVIHVRDSKDKSGPQLEFDPAAWQAFVVFAAAAEI
- a CDS encoding DUF4331 family protein, whose protein sequence is MSHHLSGPDLRSPRGDARLDLTDVFAFPAADASGRTVLIMNVNPYAPTRANAFHPDAVYRINIDNDGDDQADVAYSFTFSDPEAGAQTVTVHRATGDAARRHEANGDVLFAGVPVAFGDAPDVVEANGYKLSVGLRSDPFFADLEGIVNNFTWTGKDAMAEANVFGIALEAPDAELGPEATIGVWARVSLHEDGRLVSVDRGAHPSLTAYFNAEDVKDAYNAGEPADDWAKYREPWTAVLQHTGDYTTDAATETLKLVLPDILRYDRSRPAIYPNGRTLVDDVTSARLSMVSGGKITGDHIPPHVDLLPVFPHLGHPHPAV